In the Telopea speciosissima isolate NSW1024214 ecotype Mountain lineage chromosome 2, Tspe_v1, whole genome shotgun sequence genome, one interval contains:
- the LOC122650796 gene encoding secreted RxLR effector protein 161-like produces the protein MCMVARFQAGPKETHEAAVERIFRYLKGTNDYGLWYPKTKDLTLLAFSDADWAGDVDDRKNTSGGAFYLGGNLVAWHSKKQDSVSLSTIEAEYIAATSCCTQVLWMKQMMKDLSVEVDRPVVIYYDNTSAINISKNPVIHSRAKHIAIRYHFLREKFTEVVVRLEFIPTAEQSADIFTKPLPKEQFEFLR, from the coding sequence ATGTGTATGGTTGCAAGATTTCAAGCTGGGCCCAAAGAAACTCATGAAGCAGCTGTGGAGAGAATCTTCAGATACTTAAAAGGTACCAATGACTATGGCCTATGgtatcccaaaaccaaagacctcaCACTATTAGCTTTTTCAGATGCAGACTGGGCAGGTGATGTGGATGATAGGAAAAACACCAGTGGTGGTGCATTTTATTTGGGCGGCAATTTAGTGGCTTGGCATAGTAAGAAGCAAGATTCAGTCTCCCTTTCTACTATAGAGGCTGAGTATATAGCAGCCACATCATGTTGTACACAGGTGTTATGGATGAAACAGATGATGAAGGATTTGagtgttgaggttgataggcctGTGGTGATTTATTATGACAATACAAGCGCTATCAACATCTCAAAGAATCCAGTCATACACTCCAGGGCAAAGCACATTGCAATCAGATATCACTTTTTGAGAGAGAAGTTCACAGAAGTAGTAGTGAGATTGGAGTTCATCCCCACAGCAGAACAGTcagcagatatcttcacaaaaccatTACCCAAGGAGCAGTTTGAGTTCCTCAGATAG
- the LOC122650797 gene encoding uncharacterized mitochondrial protein AtMg00810-like → MVDSNLYVKSTVDSQIVVVVYVDDIIFGGHKDEMCRDFAEKMQVEFEMSMLGELSFLLGLQISQLKEEIFIYQSKYVREMLKRFTMEDCKPVSTPMMTGCKLTKDDASPSVDHTTYRSMIGSLLYLTASRPDIL, encoded by the coding sequence ATGGTGGATAGTAATTTGTATGTGAAATCGACTGTAGATAGTCAGATTGTAGTAGttgtgtatgtagatgacatcatttttggTGGCCACAAGGATGAGATGTGTAGAGACTTTGCAGAGAAGATGCAGGTAGAATTTGAAATGTCTATGTTGGGTGAACTCTCATTCTTATTGGGGCTACAGATCAGTCAgctaaaagaagaaatttttatttatcaatCCAAGTATGTGAGAGAAATGTTGAAAAGATTCACCATGGAAGACTGCAAACCTGTCAGTACACCCATGATGACTGGATGCAAGTTGACTAAAGATGATGCATCCCCATCAGTTGATCACACCACTTATAGGTCAATGATTGGAAGTCTCTTGTACTTAACAGCTAGTAGACCTGATATTTTGTAG